From the Chitinivibrio alkaliphilus ACht1 genome, one window contains:
- the rplR gene encoding 50S ribosomal protein L18 yields the protein MAKLSKNAKRKKRAFRVRKKITGTAERPRLSIFRSNKNFSAQIIDDMKGETLCSASSLDAKISCDGKTKTEISQAVGALLAEKAKEKNITTVVFDKNGFPFTSNRVKMFADAARDQGLQF from the coding sequence ATGGCGAAATTAAGCAAAAACGCAAAAAGAAAAAAACGAGCATTTCGGGTTCGGAAAAAGATTACCGGGACCGCAGAGAGACCCCGTTTGAGTATCTTTCGAAGCAATAAGAATTTTTCTGCGCAAATTATCGATGATATGAAGGGCGAAACTCTGTGTTCAGCCAGTAGTCTGGATGCGAAAATTTCTTGTGATGGGAAAACCAAAACAGAAATTTCGCAAGCCGTTGGTGCATTACTTGCCGAAAAGGCGAAAGAAAAAAATATTACCACCGTCGTGTTTGACAAGAACGGATTTCCCTTTACCAGCAATCGGGTGAAGATGTTCGCAGATGCTGCACGGGATCAGGGTTTGCAATTTTAA
- a CDS encoding type Z 30S ribosomal protein S14: protein MAKKALVEKCEKKQKFNVREYNRCNRCGRPRGYMRKFGICRICFRELASAGKIPGVVKSSW from the coding sequence TTGGCTAAAAAAGCATTAGTAGAAAAATGTGAAAAAAAGCAGAAGTTTAATGTTCGTGAGTATAATCGGTGCAACAGATGCGGAAGACCTCGTGGATACATGAGAAAATTCGGTATTTGCAGAATCTGTTTTAGAGAACTTGCGAGCGCTGGAAAAATTCCCGGTGTGGTAAAATCCAGCTGGTAG
- the der gene encoding ribosome biogenesis GTPase Der, whose protein sequence is MEHLPVVAIVGAPNVGKSTLFNRIIRRKIAVIDDMPGVTRDRNYIDSVWNGVRFTLVDTGGIIPDTKKELDLEVNRQVEIALEEADVVVYLADAQQTPTYADIEIAARLRRGMNEEQILLAVNKCDTRDAELTIPSFWELGVGKPYAISAAHGQGVAHFLDRVVERLHKNYDSKGTYHSYSLSVAVIGRPNAGKSSLVNALLQNERTIVSEVAGTTRDSIDTVFEYEGEAVKLIDTAGLRKKARVKESVEYYSNLRTLRSIYRADVCLLLMDTTEPLTTQDMRVIRRVKHDNRGLILIWNKWDLIEKNSKTFDILVKETRASFPELHNIPMISICALSGLRVQRVLDMAFAVQKSLNRRIPRYELERAFEWWVKTNPHPYTVGEKIKFFSIKQEKTNYPHFIVFCTNPHRMTDAYCNYLRNKLVSTFDFTGTFVKLDFRLPGKARNRGGDEDVTGFVKEYTL, encoded by the coding sequence GTGGAACATTTACCCGTCGTGGCTATCGTTGGAGCTCCCAATGTGGGAAAATCCACGCTATTTAATCGTATTATTCGCAGAAAGATAGCCGTTATTGATGACATGCCTGGTGTTACACGGGATCGTAATTATATAGATTCTGTATGGAATGGAGTCCGGTTTACCTTGGTAGATACAGGCGGGATTATTCCTGACACCAAAAAAGAGCTGGATCTTGAAGTTAATAGGCAGGTTGAGATAGCTCTTGAAGAAGCTGATGTTGTTGTTTATCTTGCTGATGCACAGCAGACTCCAACCTATGCCGATATTGAAATTGCGGCACGGCTACGTCGTGGTATGAATGAAGAACAGATTCTTCTTGCCGTAAATAAGTGTGATACCCGTGATGCAGAGTTGACTATTCCCTCATTTTGGGAATTAGGTGTGGGGAAACCCTATGCCATATCAGCGGCCCATGGTCAGGGGGTCGCGCATTTTCTTGATCGTGTTGTGGAGCGTCTCCATAAAAATTATGATTCTAAGGGGACATACCACTCGTATTCACTCAGTGTTGCTGTGATTGGTCGCCCCAATGCGGGGAAGTCATCCTTGGTAAACGCGCTGTTACAAAATGAGAGAACCATTGTGAGTGAAGTTGCTGGAACAACCCGAGACTCCATTGATACTGTTTTTGAGTATGAAGGTGAGGCCGTAAAACTTATTGATACGGCGGGGTTGCGTAAGAAAGCACGGGTAAAGGAGAGTGTTGAGTATTATTCAAATCTCCGTACGTTGCGCAGTATTTACCGTGCGGATGTTTGCTTATTGTTAATGGATACCACAGAACCACTCACAACCCAAGATATGCGAGTTATACGCCGGGTTAAACATGATAATCGCGGCTTGATTCTTATTTGGAATAAGTGGGATCTTATCGAAAAGAATTCAAAAACCTTCGATATACTCGTAAAAGAGACTCGCGCGTCCTTTCCTGAACTCCACAATATCCCCATGATTTCCATTTGCGCTCTTTCAGGGTTGCGGGTACAACGTGTACTTGACATGGCCTTTGCGGTACAAAAGTCCCTGAATAGACGAATACCACGGTATGAGTTGGAACGTGCCTTTGAATGGTGGGTGAAAACCAACCCCCATCCGTACACGGTGGGAGAAAAAATAAAATTCTTCAGTATTAAACAGGAAAAAACAAACTATCCTCATTTCATCGTGTTTTGCACGAATCCTCATCGTATGACCGATGCGTATTGCAATTATTTACGCAATAAATTGGTGAGTACCTTTGATTTTACGGGTACCTTTGTTAAACTCGATTTCAGACTTCCAGGAAAGGCTCGTAATCGTGGGGGCGATGAGGATGTGACCGGTTTTGTGAAGGAGTATACCCTATGA
- the rplQ gene encoding 50S ribosomal protein L17 — protein MRHLKAGRKLNRTASHRKAMFGNMAASLFKHERITTTLPKAKELRGVAERLITHGKKGNLNGVRSIAKVIKDKKLIHKITADIAPGYADRNGGYTRILKLGPRKGDKAEMAIIELVGRSTSVSEEPAEQ, from the coding sequence ATGCGTCATTTAAAGGCTGGAAGAAAACTTAACAGAACGGCAAGCCACCGTAAAGCTATGTTTGGCAACATGGCGGCTTCTTTGTTCAAACATGAGCGTATAACCACTACTTTGCCCAAGGCAAAGGAATTGCGTGGTGTTGCAGAGCGGTTGATTACTCACGGTAAAAAGGGTAATTTAAACGGTGTGCGGAGTATTGCAAAGGTGATTAAAGACAAGAAACTCATTCATAAAATCACTGCTGATATTGCTCCCGGATATGCTGACAGAAACGGTGGATATACACGTATTCTGAAGCTTGGGCCTCGCAAAGGAGATAAGGCTGAAATGGCTATTATTGAACTTGTGGGACGGAGTACATCAGTATCAGAAGAGCCTGCTGAGCAGTAG
- a CDS encoding tetratricopeptide repeat protein codes for MIKQDRKIEEMMRQIEDRRDRLEARRHFESVATLLQDKLRIERAIDRLRRKLIDISNEVDGISGAVLGTTIRNNMIRIRHLFEKNLEAIKGSSGFFYNYDENFISIREVYDVFRHIIEFIQTIFDNKYVTAMGAPKILIIPGNGNTLYDYRENLFVVPLTPVSDLETSITAGISQYIRHYNYSRSLIHEFNQLFNDGAIHKEENEIERFNTHLAKWLFSEYRGFKVFDKPIREYFTTYFSPQKGLIYCPIELLPGVKTPQQENLFIKDIKVDVNLGDPSPENIWYISIIEYRRGRLKKCRNYLKKLIRTTSEYIFAYYNLGIVCQELRETKEAEQYMTQFIEKSEPSWWTIQAKHFLNSKNETT; via the coding sequence GTGATAAAACAGGATCGAAAAATCGAAGAGATGATGCGTCAGATAGAAGATCGCCGAGATCGGCTTGAAGCACGCCGTCACTTTGAATCTGTGGCAACTCTTTTGCAAGATAAGCTTCGCATAGAACGAGCAATTGATCGTTTACGGAGAAAACTGATAGATATCAGTAATGAGGTAGATGGAATTTCCGGAGCTGTTCTTGGAACCACCATTCGAAACAATATGATACGTATTCGCCATCTTTTTGAAAAGAATCTCGAAGCAATAAAAGGAAGTAGTGGGTTTTTCTATAATTACGATGAGAATTTTATTTCTATCCGTGAGGTATATGACGTCTTTCGCCATATTATCGAGTTTATTCAAACAATTTTTGATAATAAGTATGTTACGGCCATGGGGGCTCCAAAAATCCTCATAATTCCGGGAAATGGAAACACTTTATACGATTATCGAGAGAATCTTTTTGTGGTGCCTCTTACTCCAGTAAGCGATTTAGAGACATCCATAACGGCAGGAATCAGCCAATATATTCGTCACTATAATTATTCAAGATCGCTTATTCATGAGTTTAACCAGCTTTTTAACGATGGGGCTATCCATAAAGAAGAAAATGAAATAGAACGGTTTAATACACATTTGGCAAAATGGCTTTTCTCAGAGTATCGTGGGTTTAAAGTGTTTGATAAGCCGATACGAGAGTATTTTACTACCTACTTTTCCCCACAAAAAGGACTAATCTACTGCCCCATAGAACTACTGCCTGGTGTTAAAACACCGCAACAGGAGAATTTATTCATAAAAGATATTAAGGTAGATGTGAATCTGGGAGATCCTTCTCCGGAAAATATTTGGTATATCTCAATTATCGAATATCGTCGGGGACGCTTAAAAAAATGCAGGAATTATTTAAAAAAGCTGATACGTACAACTTCAGAGTATATTTTTGCGTATTATAATTTGGGCATTGTCTGCCAGGAACTTCGTGAAACGAAGGAGGCCGAACAGTATATGACTCAATTTATTGAGAAAAGTGAGCCTTCGTGGTGGACGATTCAGGCAAAACACTTTTTAAACAGCAAAAATGAAACTACATGA
- a CDS encoding DNA-directed RNA polymerase subunit alpha, whose amino-acid sequence MKWKSLLMPKGITVENPNDIPNYGKVIVEPLERGWGHTIGNGLRRVMLSSLQGAAVTSIRIDGALHEFSTVSGVKEDVTDIILNIKKLRLRLIADEPQTLKVNLKGSGVVTAGDIEDNPNVDVLNPDLVLATVNEDADSSIEMYVYDGKGYVASDENKKEDDDITSIPIDAIFSPVTRVNYAVESIRVGQRADLDKLVMDVWTDGSLSIHEAVGYSAKIFYDHLDRLINIDAKFESIEEEVVDEKTEKLRQLLLTKIDDLELSVRSNNCLRAANIRTLADLVRNQESDMLKYKNFGRKSLVELNQVLADKGLAFGMDIDDIMGDDEE is encoded by the coding sequence ATGAAGTGGAAATCACTTTTGATGCCCAAGGGCATAACTGTTGAAAATCCTAATGATATCCCGAATTATGGCAAGGTAATTGTTGAACCTCTCGAGCGGGGGTGGGGACATACTATCGGAAATGGGCTTCGCCGAGTAATGCTCTCTTCTCTGCAGGGTGCTGCTGTGACATCAATACGTATTGATGGAGCTCTTCACGAATTTTCCACCGTTTCCGGTGTAAAAGAAGATGTTACCGATATTATTCTGAATATTAAGAAGCTACGCCTTCGTTTGATTGCGGATGAGCCGCAAACTTTGAAGGTTAACTTGAAGGGGTCTGGTGTTGTAACTGCTGGAGACATTGAGGATAATCCTAATGTAGACGTTTTAAATCCCGATCTTGTTCTTGCTACAGTAAATGAGGATGCAGATTCTTCTATCGAAATGTACGTTTATGATGGAAAAGGGTATGTTGCATCAGATGAGAATAAGAAAGAGGATGACGATATTACTTCGATTCCCATTGACGCTATTTTTTCTCCGGTAACCCGTGTAAACTATGCCGTGGAAAGTATTCGGGTTGGGCAACGAGCCGATTTGGATAAACTCGTCATGGACGTATGGACCGATGGGTCTTTGTCAATTCATGAAGCTGTTGGGTATAGCGCAAAGATTTTTTATGACCATCTTGATCGCCTTATCAATATTGACGCCAAATTTGAGTCGATTGAAGAGGAAGTGGTAGATGAGAAAACAGAGAAATTGCGACAGTTGCTTCTTACCAAAATTGATGACCTTGAATTGTCCGTTCGTTCAAACAATTGTCTCCGTGCGGCGAATATCCGAACTCTTGCTGATCTCGTGAGAAATCAAGAGTCAGATATGTTGAAGTATAAAAACTTTGGAAGAAAATCTCTTGTTGAGCTCAATCAAGTCCTCGCTGATAAGGGTCTTGCCTTCGGCATGGATATTGATGACATTATGGGTGACGACGAAGAATAA
- the rplF gene encoding 50S ribosomal protein L6: protein MSRVGKKIISIPEGVTVTLDKATVFVKGPKGELSQEVFDGYTVQIDGSTVSVVADGEDKSYFPKWGLLTRLIENMVTGTSVGFSKQLVVDGVGYKSAVKGDVLTINAGFSHPFMYKAPEGVAFQVEGNTVTVSGYDKQVVGQVAAEIRAIRPPEPYKGKGIRYADEHIIRKEGKTSA, encoded by the coding sequence TTGTCTCGAGTAGGAAAAAAAATAATATCGATTCCTGAAGGTGTTACCGTTACCCTTGACAAAGCGACTGTTTTTGTCAAGGGGCCAAAAGGTGAGCTTTCTCAGGAAGTTTTTGATGGATATACAGTGCAGATAGATGGTTCTACTGTTTCAGTGGTTGCTGACGGAGAAGATAAATCCTATTTCCCCAAGTGGGGGCTTCTCACTCGCCTTATTGAGAATATGGTGACAGGAACGTCCGTAGGGTTTTCAAAGCAGCTTGTCGTGGATGGTGTTGGGTATAAATCTGCTGTTAAAGGAGATGTTCTCACCATTAATGCGGGTTTTTCACATCCTTTTATGTATAAAGCTCCTGAGGGAGTGGCATTTCAGGTTGAGGGAAATACTGTAACAGTATCCGGCTATGATAAACAGGTTGTTGGACAGGTAGCAGCTGAAATACGGGCAATTCGTCCTCCTGAGCCATATAAAGGCAAGGGTATTCGCTATGCTGACGAACATATTATCCGCAAAGAAGGTAAAACCAGTGCCTAG
- the rpsE gene encoding 30S ribosomal protein S5, giving the protein MAENKTTELKDSLININRVSKAVKGGRNFGFAALVAVGDENGTIGLGSGKASEVADAIKKAVDDAKKNLFKVAVVDGTIPHQVEGRFGSGHVFMKPAAKGTGVIAGGPVRIVLELAGVQNILTKNLGSRNFYNASKATLEGLLSLRTKEEIEKLRGVSL; this is encoded by the coding sequence TTGGCTGAAAATAAAACGACTGAACTGAAAGACAGTTTGATAAATATTAATCGTGTATCAAAGGCTGTAAAGGGCGGGCGAAATTTTGGTTTCGCAGCGCTTGTTGCAGTCGGTGATGAAAATGGTACCATAGGACTTGGCTCTGGTAAAGCTTCGGAAGTTGCTGATGCAATCAAAAAAGCAGTGGATGATGCAAAGAAAAATCTCTTTAAAGTAGCCGTGGTTGACGGTACTATTCCACACCAGGTGGAAGGGCGTTTTGGATCTGGTCATGTGTTCATGAAGCCGGCAGCAAAAGGTACCGGTGTGATCGCCGGTGGGCCTGTTCGTATTGTTCTCGAGCTGGCGGGTGTACAGAATATCCTTACCAAAAATCTTGGAAGCCGTAATTTCTACAATGCTTCTAAGGCAACACTGGAAGGCCTGCTTTCTTTGAGAACCAAAGAAGAGATTGAAAAACTTCGTGGTGTATCGCTGTAA
- the rpsM gene encoding 30S ribosomal protein S13, giving the protein MARVAGVDIPDNKRAIISLTYIFGVGKSTAAEVLKKAGVSEDVKVKELEEAKLDEIRNLLEEYQTEGELRTKVRMDIKRLMDIGSYRGERHKRRLPLRGQKTKTNAKTSKNVKDCFKKL; this is encoded by the coding sequence GTGGCTCGAGTTGCTGGTGTAGATATACCTGATAATAAAAGAGCGATCATATCGCTTACGTATATTTTCGGCGTTGGTAAGAGTACAGCGGCTGAAGTTCTTAAAAAAGCCGGTGTGAGTGAAGATGTAAAGGTAAAAGAGCTTGAAGAGGCAAAGCTTGATGAAATTCGTAACCTTCTTGAGGAGTACCAAACAGAAGGTGAATTGCGTACCAAAGTTCGTATGGACATTAAACGTCTAATGGATATTGGTTCGTATCGCGGAGAACGTCATAAAAGAAGATTGCCCCTTCGTGGTCAGAAGACTAAGACCAATGCTAAGACAAGTAAAAACGTAAAAGATTGTTTTAAAAAATTGTGA
- the rpmJ gene encoding 50S ribosomal protein L36, translating to MKVRASVKKICDDCKIIRREGVVRVICKKNPRHKQRQGK from the coding sequence GTGAAAGTTAGGGCGTCAGTAAAGAAAATTTGTGATGACTGTAAAATTATAAGAAGAGAAGGCGTTGTTCGGGTAATCTGTAAGAAGAACCCACGTCATAAACAGCGTCAAGGCAAGTAA
- the secY gene encoding preprotein translocase subunit SecY, which yields MLDTFINMFKVPELRKRLGFTVLMILIYRVGAHIPTPGIDIQALSNVFEQARQGGAGGLLDMYDMFVGGAFEKATIFALGVMPYISASIIVQLLGTVFPYFHKLQKEGAEGKKKITQITRYLTLVIALVQAVGASLFLAGRPGGHDIVMGSLSGLQFVLLTTLSLTTGTLFVMWLGERITNSGIGNGISLMILIGIIATMPHATINVLSDVQSGTMHVFRAGLILAIILALTAFIVFVHQATRRIPIQSPKRSVGGGVTGGQNTVLPLRLNMAGVIPIIFASSVMMLPGFVFGVFQNNEGFLGNVVNTLSPYFQMGGFYYSLFFALIIIFFTYFYTAIIFNPVDIAENLKRSGGFIPGIKPGYDTSQYLSGVLNRITLPGSVFLAFVAIVPFMLRGAMGVQFYLGGTSILIVVGVAIDTLQQIESKLHARNYSGFMKKGSLKGRISNG from the coding sequence GTGCTTGATACATTTATAAACATGTTTAAGGTACCGGAACTCCGCAAACGCTTGGGTTTTACTGTTCTGATGATATTAATATACCGTGTGGGAGCTCATATTCCCACACCTGGTATAGATATCCAGGCTTTGTCCAATGTCTTTGAGCAAGCAAGGCAGGGGGGTGCTGGTGGTTTACTGGATATGTATGACATGTTCGTTGGAGGGGCCTTTGAAAAAGCAACAATCTTTGCCCTCGGCGTAATGCCGTACATAAGTGCGTCCATTATTGTTCAGCTCTTGGGAACGGTTTTTCCGTATTTCCATAAATTACAAAAAGAAGGCGCTGAAGGAAAGAAAAAGATCACTCAGATTACTCGCTATTTAACCCTCGTAATTGCCTTAGTCCAGGCAGTTGGTGCGAGTCTCTTTCTTGCAGGACGCCCCGGAGGACATGATATCGTCATGGGATCTCTTTCGGGACTCCAGTTTGTACTTTTGACTACCTTAAGTTTAACAACGGGGACACTTTTTGTTATGTGGCTTGGGGAGCGAATTACCAATAGCGGGATCGGGAATGGTATTTCCCTCATGATTCTTATCGGTATTATTGCGACTATGCCTCATGCAACAATTAATGTTCTTTCGGATGTTCAGTCTGGTACAATGCATGTTTTTCGAGCAGGTCTTATATTGGCGATTATACTCGCCCTTACAGCATTTATTGTGTTTGTACATCAAGCGACGCGACGTATCCCTATTCAATCGCCAAAGCGATCTGTTGGGGGTGGTGTTACAGGAGGGCAAAATACTGTACTTCCTCTTCGCTTGAACATGGCGGGGGTAATCCCAATTATTTTTGCCTCTTCTGTTATGATGCTTCCAGGTTTTGTTTTTGGTGTGTTTCAAAATAATGAAGGTTTCCTTGGCAATGTTGTGAATACGTTAAGCCCTTATTTTCAGATGGGTGGTTTCTACTATTCCCTCTTTTTTGCTTTGATCATAATTTTCTTTACTTATTTTTACACAGCGATTATATTTAACCCGGTTGACATAGCAGAGAATTTAAAACGTTCTGGTGGTTTTATCCCCGGAATAAAGCCCGGATATGATACGTCGCAGTATCTAAGTGGTGTGCTCAATCGAATTACACTCCCCGGGTCTGTATTCCTTGCATTTGTTGCCATTGTTCCATTTATGTTACGCGGCGCCATGGGCGTTCAGTTTTATTTAGGTGGAACAAGTATCCTCATTGTTGTAGGTGTTGCCATAGATACATTACAGCAAATTGAGTCGAAGCTTCATGCAAGAAATTATAGTGGATTTATGAAAAAGGGATCCTTGAAGGGAAGAATTTCCAATGGCTAA
- the rplE gene encoding 50S ribosomal protein L5: MSTVANKSRLEVAYDKDIKLALKEEIGQSSVMAVPKLDKIVVNMGVGNATQDKKLLEDALYTLTMISGQKPVVTTARKAISNFKLRVGMPIGCKVTLRGKQMYEFFDRLVSVALPRVKDFRGISPKSFDGQGNYTLGIEENIVFLEVDRDKISRIMGMDITICTTATTDNDGKALLAKMGMPFRK, from the coding sequence TTGAGTACTGTAGCAAATAAATCTCGTCTTGAAGTAGCCTATGATAAAGATATTAAACTGGCTCTGAAAGAAGAGATAGGACAATCAAGTGTAATGGCCGTTCCTAAGCTTGACAAAATTGTTGTCAATATGGGTGTTGGTAATGCTACTCAGGATAAGAAATTATTGGAAGATGCACTCTACACTCTTACCATGATTTCAGGACAAAAGCCTGTGGTTACTACGGCACGTAAGGCGATTTCAAATTTTAAGTTGCGTGTTGGTATGCCCATCGGGTGTAAAGTGACTCTCCGCGGTAAACAGATGTACGAATTTTTCGATCGTCTCGTTTCTGTGGCACTTCCCCGAGTAAAGGATTTTCGTGGGATTTCTCCTAAATCCTTTGATGGGCAGGGTAATTATACTCTCGGTATTGAGGAAAATATTGTTTTCCTTGAAGTTGATCGCGATAAAATTTCCCGTATCATGGGTATGGATATTACGATCTGTACCACTGCAACTACTGACAATGACGGAAAAGCTCTTCTTGCGAAGATGGGCATGCCGTTTCGGAAGTAA
- the rplO gene encoding 50S ribosomal protein L15: protein MLKLNELHPVDGAVKKKKRVGRGNGSGLGKTAGRGHNGARSRSGYTQKPYFEGGQLPIIKRLPKRGFTSPFKKSYQVVNLTDIERVATATGLTEFTLESMVGCGLVKNEKKLVKILGEGTLSTSVTVLADAFSKSAQEKISKAGGKAEVVDRA from the coding sequence ATGCTTAAACTGAATGAACTTCATCCGGTTGATGGTGCGGTGAAAAAGAAGAAACGTGTTGGACGCGGTAATGGTAGCGGTTTAGGCAAAACAGCAGGCCGGGGTCATAATGGTGCCCGTTCACGGAGTGGATATACGCAAAAGCCCTATTTTGAAGGTGGACAGCTTCCTATTATAAAACGTCTACCAAAACGTGGGTTTACAAGTCCCTTCAAGAAATCCTATCAGGTTGTTAACCTTACTGATATAGAGCGAGTTGCTACGGCAACCGGTTTAACAGAGTTTACTCTCGAATCCATGGTTGGGTGCGGTTTGGTTAAAAATGAGAAGAAGCTTGTAAAGATTCTTGGTGAAGGAACATTGTCAACCAGCGTAACCGTTTTGGCTGACGCTTTTTCGAAAAGTGCTCAGGAGAAAATTAGTAAGGCTGGTGGAAAGGCTGAGGTGGTAGACCGTGCTTGA
- the rpsH gene encoding 30S ribosomal protein S8, which yields MVTDPIADMFTIIRNGVRAGRRSVSIPASRVKKEITDLLSSNGFISKYAFVDDGVQGEIKILLKYDDRERAAIQDIQRVSKPSRRVYSSADELPRVLGGLGMCIVSTNKGVMSDYQCRKENVGGEILGKIW from the coding sequence ATGGTAACTGATCCTATAGCGGATATGTTTACAATAATACGGAATGGGGTACGGGCAGGTCGTCGCTCTGTTTCTATACCTGCTTCTCGTGTAAAAAAAGAGATTACTGATCTCTTGAGCAGCAATGGGTTTATCTCGAAATATGCCTTTGTTGACGATGGAGTACAGGGTGAGATTAAGATTTTGCTGAAGTACGATGATCGTGAACGTGCTGCTATTCAAGATATTCAGCGGGTGAGCAAACCGAGCCGAAGAGTATACTCCTCTGCCGATGAGCTTCCACGTGTACTTGGTGGTTTAGGGATGTGTATTGTCTCTACCAACAAGGGTGTTATGTCTGATTACCAATGTCGTAAAGAGAATGTTGGTGGTGAAATCTTAGGAAAAATCTGGTAA
- the rpmD gene encoding 50S ribosomal protein L30, translated as MATKIKITKTKSDIGSSQRQKDTLKALGLGRMLSSTVKENSDCIRGMVNKVSHLVSVEEVEA; from the coding sequence ATGGCAACAAAGATTAAGATTACAAAAACAAAGAGCGACATAGGAAGCTCTCAGCGTCAAAAAGATACCTTAAAGGCGCTTGGGCTGGGACGGATGCTTTCTTCCACCGTGAAGGAAAATAGCGATTGCATACGTGGAATGGTTAATAAGGTTTCACACCTTGTTAGCGTAGAAGAAGTGGAGGCGTAA
- the miaA gene encoding tRNA (adenosine(37)-N6)-dimethylallyltransferase MiaA, giving the protein MSEKNNILVLLGPTASGKTSLAVKLAHILGSTIISADSRQVYHGLDLGTGKDLSEYWYKGTAIPYEMIDITEPETVFTLYDYVESAYSILRREQYNHPIVCGGTGLYIEAILRGYKIPNVPENPSFRQRFMEYSKEELSRTLISNYPDLAKNTDLSSSKRIIRALEIGKYRRHSPLRYSSDSFVETHPLILSIEWDRNKLIERIEARIDQRLSEGMVEEVQELISRGIPLERLHLLGLEYRIIGDYISGKYSKERMRELLSIRIRQFAKRQRTWFRGMERRGFTLHPIKEASLREATDVLIAEGWISPS; this is encoded by the coding sequence GTGTCAGAAAAAAATAACATTCTTGTGTTACTTGGGCCAACAGCCTCGGGAAAAACATCTCTCGCGGTAAAATTGGCACACATTTTAGGGAGTACAATTATCTCTGCCGATTCTCGACAAGTATACCACGGACTTGACCTTGGAACTGGAAAAGACTTATCAGAATATTGGTACAAAGGAACAGCTATTCCCTATGAAATGATTGACATCACTGAGCCAGAAACGGTTTTCACTCTCTATGATTATGTTGAATCAGCCTATTCAATACTTCGACGAGAACAGTATAACCATCCAATAGTATGTGGTGGTACAGGACTGTACATAGAGGCGATTCTACGCGGCTATAAAATTCCCAATGTCCCTGAAAATCCTTCCTTTCGTCAGCGGTTCATGGAGTATTCCAAGGAGGAGCTCTCCCGTACCCTCATCTCAAACTATCCTGACTTGGCAAAGAATACAGATCTATCAAGTAGTAAACGAATTATTCGTGCCTTAGAAATTGGCAAATATAGACGGCATTCGCCTCTACGGTACAGTAGCGATTCTTTCGTAGAAACTCACCCCTTGATACTTTCTATCGAATGGGATAGAAATAAACTTATAGAACGCATTGAGGCACGTATTGACCAACGACTTTCTGAGGGGATGGTTGAAGAGGTACAGGAGCTCATTTCACGTGGAATACCCCTGGAACGTCTTCATTTATTAGGATTGGAGTATCGGATTATTGGAGACTATATATCTGGCAAATACTCCAAAGAGCGGATGCGTGAACTGCTCTCGATACGTATCAGACAGTTTGCAAAACGCCAGCGAACTTGGTTTCGAGGGATGGAACGTCGCGGATTTACGCTTCACCCCATAAAAGAAGCCTCCCTGAGGGAGGCTACAGATGTACTCATTGCAGAAGGATGGATATCTCCATCCTAG
- the infA gene encoding translation initiation factor IF-1: MAKQENIQVEGKVVETLPNAKFKVELDNGHVIDAHISGKMRMFYIRILPGDKVLVELSPYDLNRGRITYRYK, from the coding sequence ATGGCTAAACAGGAAAATATTCAGGTTGAGGGTAAGGTTGTTGAAACGTTACCTAATGCAAAGTTTAAGGTTGAATTAGATAACGGCCATGTGATTGATGCGCATATCTCCGGAAAAATGCGGATGTTTTATATTCGTATTCTTCCCGGTGATAAGGTATTGGTTGAGCTATCCCCCTATGACCTAAACCGAGGTAGAATTACCTACAGGTATAAGTAA